One Vespula vulgaris chromosome 7, iyVesVulg1.1, whole genome shotgun sequence genomic window, GGCGATGAATCGAAGGACGAGATATCATGAGACACGAAAACGGTTGAAGGGCGCGTGCACGCAATGTAATAAGAGGCAGGGCAGGtgaaaagatgagaaaatgaagaagaaagagaggcgTTTCTAATTGGAGAATGAGCGGTTTTTTCAACTCACTCAAAAACCTCGCGTCGGCAGCCGCGTACGCAGGAAGCTCTGCTTCGAGATATCAAGAGCTGGAAGGTGAAACAATATTCTacgaatcgttcgttttttcttttgttccttcctcttcttcttcgcttaATATCTCCCTTGCGACAATCAGCCGGTAATATTCCGAATATATTCCCGGAAATGTACGGGAAGTGGTACGCGATCGAGCCGTTACTTCGCGTACGTGTCTACGTTCGAACGAATTGTCTACCGAAAGTCTTTTTCTAATCGGAAAGAAAGTCGATCGCGTATAAAACGTTCCCGAACGAGTTTCGTATCCGTCAGTGATTTTTAACCGCGGTCTTATCTACGGTGGCGTTACCGCGGGGAAAAAGATAACGCCTTATCTGCGTTAATTTGCCTGTACGCACGATTGCAACGCGCGTGCGAGCAACGCGTTCGCGTCGACTTCAATCGTTCGAGTTGCAACTCGAGCGTTGCAAAtgtttcctgttttttttttttttgacgcgACATCTTCGTCGCATCTATCCGTAAAAACGGTCGCGAGAAAGGCGAACGGTTTTACGTGGAATTCGCCGTACGTGGACGCTTACTACTTAGATTTGCCTCGATTCCGTCGAACGCCGATAAAATTGATACCGAGTCCACGATTACGTATCAACGGCGGGCGAGAAAGTCGAGGTAGCCGGGCACGGTACGGACGTTACTTCCGGATAGGAAACGCGATCCCTTAGGATCGAAGCGCGAGCGTCTCCTCGCGAACTTCGACTTAGACGCGGGGGACGACGCGCTCACGTGCCCGTACGGAGGGACGTGCGTGCGTAAAGGGAAGAGGGAAGACGAAAGTTCTCGCGATCCCTTCCTTCGTTCCTCGCCGTTATCGTATTCGCATCGTTTCGATTTCAGTCGAAGACACGAAGATGAGATTTAGCTTGACTCCTCAGCCGGGGGAAAGTGGATTTCAACAATGGCTGGACGCGATGAAGATGGTAGCGCGTTTGCCGGGTGGCATACCAGCGGaatttcgaaaaagagtaagCACGAAGGGACGCTTAAtatctttcgttatttcgaGAGCATTCGTTACTCCGAAGAGACTGGTAGTATTTTTCGCTtctataaaaacgaataagaaaaagtacacTCTTTCTCGACGAATCTTTGGCAGCTTTGGCTGACGCTGGCGGAACGTCATCTGGAGCAACGAGGCGTGGACTGGAAGCAGGCTGAGAAGGTTTGCTTCAACGAGTGGAGTAACCCCGACGACGAGGAGCTCGGTATACAAATCGTAAAGGTAAGGCGAGGCGGcagctcgttcgttctctctgtACGTCCCGAAACGAGGAGCAAACggatgaaatttcttttctcggcGACGATCGGTTCGATCCGCGCGCGGAAGACGATCCGAAGTAGTAATTACCTCTTTCTTCAGGATCTTCATAGAACGGGCTGCAGTCTGTTTTGCGGAGCAGCCGGACGCGACAATCAAGCCGTGCTACGTCGAGTGTTGCTCGGCTTCGCACGATGGAACAAGTCGGTCGGTTATTGTCAAGGATTAAACGTATTGGCGGCTCTTGTGTTACAAGTCATGGATCGTGCGGAATCGTCGGCCGTGAAGGTGATGATTTATCTCATAGAAGGTGTCCTACCGGAAGGTTACTTCGCCGACAATCTTCGCGGGCTCTCCGTCGACATGGCCGTTTTTCGTGATCTTCTTCGTTCGAGGATGCCGAAATTGTCGAAGCACCTTGAGATTTTGCAAAGCGACGCGAAAGACAAGGCTACGGGTAATCGAGAaaccagacgcaacccagacgcgaCGGTGCGATCGACTTTTCGATCGGCCCCTCTAACGGGTATCCGTTCGGTTGCAGGTAGCAGCTACGAGCCGCCTCTCACGAACGTCTTCACCATGCAATGGTTCCTCACGCTCTTTTGTCATTGCTTGCCGCAAGACGCGGTACTCCGCGTTTGGGATCTCATATTTCTCGAGGGCGACCAAGTGCTTCTGAGGACGGCTTTGGCCATTTGGGAGAGTCTTTCCGAGTACGTTGCAATCCGTTCTCGATCCCGATAGAGATTCGATGTCCGATCGTTAATCGCGCCTCCTTCGCGTCAAATCTTTTTTCAGCCGTATCATGACCGTGACGTCGGCCGACGAGTTTTACAGCATCATGGGCGTTCTCACGCGAGAGATGTTGGAATTTACGGATACGAATAATCTTATAAAGGTCAGCTGCGGGACGACGGCCGTCGCGCTGGCGCGCGCGCTTCGGCTGTGCGCGCTCGGATACGAGTCGATCTAATCGATcttccttatttatttcttcatttgtttcttctcaATGTTCATACCTTACGACGTAACGATCGTTTTCCGCAGAACATCGTCAGTTTGGGACCATTGCACGGCGTGACGGGACTTAGAGAAAAGCATAGGTACAATATCACACCGTGGGCTCGAAAATTAAGCGACGACGAGGACAGCGATACCGAGGAGGACGAAAGATTGGCCGTGGCCGCGGCTATGTTCAGTATGGCTCAGCGATTGAAGAAAGGTGAACTTTTGAGCGGTAATTGAACGATCATCGATTACGATTACGCGAAGTGTTATTCTAGCCTGTTCTATCGAGGGCCCGTTTGGAGGGAGTTTTTATCGGAGGGTTCCGATAAAAACTATTTATAATTAAGGTTGTCTCTCACGTAGAACGTGCTTGGAGCAAAACGATCTAATGTCAAAACGTGTATTCGTAGAGCACATTTCCTCGACGGTGGGAGCGATACAAGCGATGGCTCCTGGCAACGATCGAGAACGCCTCGCTTTGGACATCAGTACGTTGAAACAACAGTACGCTAAGCTTCGAGAACGACAACGGCAAGCTCATATCATACTCTCCGGTAATTATCAAAAGCGAAAGAAACCCCCGTAGAAAATCGgacacgatcgaatcgaagcGTCCAACCGTAAATTTCACGTAGAAATGCGAGGCTCGGCGCGTTAAACGCGTCGACGACTCGACGCGTTCAACGCTGGACGATCGTCCTAGAGCGAACCTCGAGTTGAAACGAGATATCATCGACGAGAAAATCGTTGATCGATCTGAGCGGTCGGATTTAGGTAAAGGGCGACGTAGATACGCTCGGCAAAAGAGGATTAACTCGTCGAGGGTCCGAAGGAAAATCGGAAACGCTAGTTAATCCTTTGCTACTCGATTATGCTTTCTGCGACGTCTTAGAAGCTTTATAATTAGATTTTGGACATTGAAAGCGTTCTCCTTTGATATTATAGCCGCGTGTGCGAGACAGTCGATGGTTCCTCCAGCCACTTCTCAGGCCATGAATCACCTGTTAGTCGGTAAGAATGCGCTGGTCAGTGGAAAGAATCGATCCCTCGGTTTGTCCACCGCTACGACCCCTTCCAAGACGAGACCCGTCGTTCTCCACGGTCCACGGGCGCCTAGTAAGAAGGACAGACAGCAGGTCGTCACTTTGCATTGGAAGGACACGAAGAGGCAGAAGCACAAATTCGGGGAGACAGCTGCCGGTATGACTGAATcaattctctctatctcgtcgATCCGCGATTTTTCCCATTCTTCATTGATTTTTTCGGGTGCGCGCGACGGTAGAGTCCTATCTTACCGATCGTCGTCTTAGAAGTTCTCCTACGgtaaaagattttcttctgCGAAGCTTCTCGCCCaccgactcgactcgactcgactcgactcgactcgactcgactcgactcgactcgactcccAAGCTCTGTTTCTTCAACGACCTCGTTGAATCTGAATACATCGCGGCGAGTATTACGTCGATACCGTTTCGATAACACTTCTTGGACCATGCTTTATCATCGAATGATCATAAACTCTTGTCGTTGGATAGCTGCCTTATCGACggtctttttcattcatcgtAGAGGCTACGAAGTGCAAGGAGAAGTCGATAGAATCGCCGGAGGAGACGACGCACGAGCTAGCGTCACCGAAAAGCGGAGTCGTCGACAGCGACAGCGACAGCACGTCGACGGAGCTCTGCGACGAGCCCGATCGATGCAGTGACGTCGACAGCGAAGAGCTAACGTCAGCGTCTGACAATTATTACGTCATGGCTagcgaagaggagaaaagcGGGAGGGTCGAGGGTTCTTCGACCTCGGGCAATTCGCCCGTTCGTTCGCCGCGTGACGCGACGGTTGTTAGTCCCCGCGACGTCATCGGGGAAGAGAGTCTCGACTTGGCGGAGACCTCGTCGATAGCAAAGATCACCGATCAAATAAGAAGATTATCGGCCGAAGACGACAATAATACGATGGTTCCTCAAGCGTCCTTAAAGGGCGAAATCAAGAAAGACGATTGCCTCGATAAGAGAGCTTTGCTCGAGGCTGGCCAAGCGAAATCTTCAAAGTGTCAAGACGGAGTCGACGAGAGGAAGGAATGTTTAGGTTCGTTCGACGATCGGGATTACTTCAAATTTAATTACGGCGAATCAAAGACCGGTTACGCGCCGATGAGAGACAAGCACGAGGAGTCCGTCGGGAGGAACGACGACGAAATTGGAGGGACGACGACCGATCTCGGATCGGTGACGAAGGCGATCGCCCTTGGCGCTTACGACGTAGGAATCGCTACTGGTCCGTCCGAGCGAAACGATATTCGCGCTTTCCTTTCCAAGGaatcgatcgttatcgatACGAACGTTACTTCCAAGTACGAGAGCTCCTCGCTCCTTATATCTTACGACAAGAAGGAGGAACGTTCGGACGATAGGGACAAACGTTTCGAATTGACTTTGGATTCTTACAAGCTCGAAGGATCGTTGAATAGTTGTAAACCCATAGATTTTAAATCGTCGGACACGAGGGAGAAACTCGAATTTACGAACGTTTCTTACGGATCCGCGCGTAGTCCGTCGGTAGACGCCGAAGAGACGGATTTTCAAGTTTCCTTGGCTTCTTACAAATCCTTGAAGTCGTCCGATACGAGCGACAAAGCTTTCGAGACGTCTTTGGACACGTACGAGTCGTTAAAATCGCCGAACAGAAGGGACCAACGCGTCGAGGCGTCTCTTCGTCCTTACGAATCCTTAATGAATTCGGCAGAGACGAGCAACAAACGATTCGGAATATCTTTGGATTCTTATAAACGTCCGAGGTCGCCGGACGTGACGAACGACAAGCGTTTCGGGACGTTGTCTTTGGACTCTTACAGATCTTTCAAATCGTCGGACGCGAACGAGAAACGCCTCGAATCGTCTTTGGATTCCTTTAGAAAATCCGCGCAGACCCCGGAGACGAACGACAAACCGTTTCAGACATCGTCGAGTACCTACAAACTCGGAGCGAAATCGCCGGAGCCGAAGGACGACGGTTTCGTCGAACGCTCCACGAAGACTTACGCGAACGTTTTCGGCCAGAGTCCCAGAAAGGACATCTCGTTGGACGTTACGTCGTCGGCGGGTTCGCTTCTGTCCGGACAAAGCTTCTACGCGTCGAAAACGTACGTCGTTGGCCACCTTCCGATCTCGCCGATAATCGTAGATCAGAAAGTGAATAATCCGAACCGCGCCGCGTACGACATCGCCGGCGACCCCGTCGCCGCGACGGACACCACGGTTAGAAACTCGGATCGGTCGGTGGAAAGAGGAAAGTCGCCCAACGTGGAAGGCGCCAAGTATTACGCGACGGAtacgacgacgaggaagaggagTCCTAGAACGCCGGACAGTTCGAAGTCGTTTAGCTCGGGCGAGACGATGGGTCCGGATTCGAAAGCCTCGAGTTTGACCGTCAGTCCGAGGACCCCGGTCAAGTCGGTCTCTCGAGAGTTTTCCGCGGACAAGTCCGCGTGTTCCTCGATAAGCTCGGACTCGAAAACCCTCGTGCTTCTGTCAACGACCGAGTCCGACGTAGCGAGGGAGAGTCCGAGATTGGAAGGGAAAAAGTCGTCCTACGAAAGGTCGAGCCCCTCGACGTCGTTCAGCACCGACTCGCTCAAGTACAAATCGGACTCGAGTCCTAAACTAATCGTAAGCAGCTCCAGCGACTCCTGCAGTCCGAGCAAAATGAAGTCTTCCGAGAGGTCCTTCAGTTCGGACCTTCGATCGCCTATAAGTGCCAATTCTATAAAATACACCTCGAACTACGGGAAACGAGGTCAAGATAATATTTCGGACTCGTCCATCGATCCGAGCACGGCCGTCTCGCCGTTTTATCCGATCGCCCATCCCAATCGAAAGACCCCGTCGCCGTACAACGTTTCCAGGCGTAGATGCAGCCAAGATAGCGCGCCTGACACCTCGCCGGAACAAAGATTATCCGTTTCCAAGGATTCGGGCAAGTGCTCGAGTAGCGCTCGTACGAACTCGGATTCCGGATCTTCGAGGATCTTCGAGAGCAGAGAGGAAAATGGAATATCGACGAAGAACTCGTGCTTGAACGTATCGGAAAGAGATCGGGAGAGAAACGATCGTAGAGTTTACGAATTCGGATCTAACTCGATTTTCTATAGCAACGAAAACGAGCAACAGTCCGCGGAGGATAACGGCGGGGGCGGGGGCGGcggcgacggcggcggcggcggcgactGCGgtggcgacggcgacggcggcggcggcgacgaTCGCTCGTCCGAGAAAGACACGGTATCTCAGTTGCCTCGAGAACAATTGAACAAGCATTTCATGAATCTTAATTTCAGGCACAAGGACCGTTCGAAATTCTTGGAAAGAAGTTCCAGCAGTCTGGATCGAAGATCCGCCGATTTGAAATCTTCGGCATCTACGGACGAGCTCTCAGCCTCGATcgtaaagaaaagatcgagtGACATATTGGAAGATATGAAGCATCTCGAGGCTAAGGCCTTCAGCGACGGACCCTCGGAAAGCGGTATACTCGGCAAGAAGAACAGTTACATATGGGAGGATTTCAAGAACCTCGAGGCCAGACGCCAGGACAATTTCAGCAATTCGGCAAGCAGCTTCTCGAGGCATCGCCTCGACGTCGCCGGCGTTACCGAAGCGTACAGCCTGCCGCCGGACGCTAGAAAGTCCTACGTAGTGCGCCCAAAGATGAGCATAGACGAGAGTATCGACAGTATTTTAAAGACGGTCTCGCGTAACAAGTGCAACGCCAACGACGACGGCCGCGGGGAAAGGcgcgacgaggacgaggagaaCGACGGCAGAGAATCGAAATTGGGCGTTTGGACGAAGGTCAAGCCGAGGAAGAGGGGTAACGACGGTCGGAGGAGTAGCGACAGGGCCTTGAAGATAATCCAAGAGAACTCGGCGATCCTACAGAAGATCCTGGCGTGTCAAGCGAAGAAGCGTCTACCCGATCTCGAGGAAATATCGAAGGAGATAACGATTAGCCCTATAAACGAGGAAATTTCCAAGATATTCAGTCCGATATTGGAGAAGATGGGATTGAACGAGCACGAGATAAACGAGGAGTTGGCACGGATCAATTTCAAGGATTTCGACGATATGACGGGAACGAGCGTCTCCGAGTTCGATGCGAAGATCCACGACGAATTGTCGAAGCTGTCCTTGATAGACGAGACCGAACGCGCGAACGATCTCGACGTGGACGAGATCGTATCTCAGGAATATTTCGACACGCGGGAGGCTCTGATAGATCGGAAGATCAACGAGGAACTGTCGAAGCTCTTGGCGAATTACGAGGAGGAACCGCGTTTGAGCGTGGCGACGTTGGAGAAGGGTTCCTCCAGTCAGAACGTCAGCGATACCGAGGGGCTCGACTTGACCAGCATCTCGACGAACGTCTTTTCGTACAAATCCTCGAACGACTCCATCGAGACGAGGAGCGAGCAAGGCTCCCTCCAGGAAACGTCGATTCAGCCGGAAAGATATCCTCAGTACGGTCAACCGGCTTTGCCTTACTCGTCGTCGAGCTACGTGCGAGATTTGTCGCCTAAAAGCGACATAGACATTTACAGGGAGCTCGAAAAGCTGGACAAGATATCCTCGGCTCAGGTGATACCCGACACGCCGTTGGACGTTTCACCGAAAATCTTGTCGCCGGTCGCGGTTGCCTACGTTACCAACGTTTCTCCTTACACCTCCGACGTGTCGACCCCGATTCGATATTCACCGAAAACGATGCCGACGTTCGGTGACGCTTCCCCGTTAAAGGCCTCTTACGATCCATACAAGAGCTTCGATTTTAAAAGCGATCTGTCGCCGAGGAGGGTGCCCAACGATCCGTACACGCCGCGACCCTACGACGATGCGCTTGATTCGAATTTCGAGTACTTCGATCGCGAATCTACCGTCTGCACGAACTCCCTCTACGACGTACGCCCGAAGAGTCCTATTTTAACGAAGGAATCTTTGGAATTTCGAGTGAGATACGACAACGATTCACCGACGCGAAATCTCACCGACGAGTCCTTCGTTCTACCGAGCGAGGCCAAACAGATGGCTATGCGGAAGAGCGTTTTGTATTTCGGCGATCGAAGTAACGAGATCGTCGGTACCAACGAGTCCACCGCCGGCAACGAATCGAGAACCCTCGATGCGATCGCCAGTTCCTTTATCGATTATTCCGCCGAAAGTTCCAACGTCTTACGTCGTAGCTACGATCCGCCATCCTCGCctatgataaattatattcgcGACAAGAATACCGAATACGACAGAGCTTTATCCGGCATGGTAGGAAACGAATCGAACGTTGGAACCTATTTGCGAGATTATCATCCTGCTCTTTCTCCAAATCGACGATTCGATCAACCCTTCCCTCCGGTCGTTAACTATCTTCCCTCGAAACTTTCTCCGGGCATCGTCGACGAAACCAAACGACCTGTCTCTCATCCTGACTTTCCAGAGAAAATAACGATCACCAGCGAGTACACCGAACCGCCTGCCAGAGGCTCCAGTTGTTACAAAAAATCCTCTTTGAGTTTGGCCAATATAGGACGATCGAGCAAAAACGGGGAGGATAGCCTGAACGTCACCCCAAGTCCGAAGGGTCAATTCAGTCCGTTTCCGGTGAAGAATACGTCGAAGAAGCCGAAAGACTTGGCTCTTAAGTTGGGCCTCTACTCGCCAAAAAATTCACCGAGCGGACCCTTGAGAAGATCGTAGTCGATGGCATTGCTCGTCTCCTTGTTCTCCGAGAAGAtatgtacgtgcatatatatatatatataatatattttatttttccttcgatgACCCACGAAGGCCCTGTTACGACGAGAAAGCCTACATGCGGTTAAGAAAACACGAAACGATCTTGTATCGTTGATGTCCAAACGCGATGTTTTATACACCTCTTCGACGCATAAACTCGCATAACTTTCCTTTTAAATCGACAGACGCGCCTAAAGCTGTCCTATTCCTCGTTTTTCCGATGCCTGATGATATAATCGTAAGATTGAAATATCGAATAGCGTTAATTGTTAAGTTGCGCGAAGAAACAGCGACTTGCTCTGCGCCAAGTTTCTCTCGCTCCATGGTtcgaataaattgaattattgGGATAATAAAACGTGGCCAAAGAGCCACTTGAAAGTAGACGCTCGGATTAGCTTTCCGTAAGTGGTACGATAACGAGCAGTCGACATTTGATCTTGTACCTGTAATTCCAAGTTACTATCATTCGCGTTACGACTTTAGCCCGTTGTTTTATTAACGGATTCGTTTCGACCTCTACCACTTGCGAAAGTTTTTCAAGAGAAGGAGCTAAGAACGACGAGCATACAAGCGCTACCAAACACTGACATTTTCTAACAAATGCCTTTGGCTCCCTCCAATTTTGCTCATCatacgcatgtatatatatatatatatatatatatatatatatatgtatatgtatatatatagtatattatattacattatattatattatattatattatattatatataaatatacaaacacGATATATAACATTTCACGTACCGTATCGTTGAGACGTAGCAAAGATTTTAGAGAAGCACCGAGCTTCATTCCTCTTTCGCTTTCTTACACTGATACTCGTTATCACGAGCCAAGCCTGAACATTTTGTGATAAGAATCATAAGCAAGTGGAGATCTCGAGGCGATTGAGAATTCCTCGCGCAGTTAGAAACACTTTGAAGATAAGAACGTTTCAAGAGATGACgttttacgatattatttcgCGTGCTTGATTCGTTAAATGTACAGCCGCGCAGCTACAATAATTAACGTTGAACGTGCGTAAACCACGAACAGCATATTTACATTTGCAAAAACTACGCGTCTCGTAAACGATCGACCCGATAGACGGTAGAAGGAAgattgtacatacgtatgtacgaaaGGATTGTATATTTAGATGAAGACAAGAATCACaggtacacacacacacacacacacacaatattaAAGCCTCCacgaaatctttttatataaaataaaggtaGTATTTTTAGATGTTTCTAATAAAGAGAATCttcatattaaaagaataagaaaaaaaagatacgcaAGCTTAGCGCAGGATACATGCctagaaagaaaacaaatgagAGTGCTACGCAAGACTCGTTTTCCTAATGCGATTTATCAACGTTATAGAAATCATTGTATTACCTCTACGCCAGGAAATTGTTGCGATTTGATCACGCGAGAAATTAGTGTTATTGAACGTTTTTACGAtgctataattttttttctttcttatttttccgcTAATCTTTCGCCGTTTAATTTCACATGTCccaaagttaaataaattctcACTGATCGccgtaataaaaaagaattgttccATTCATCTGTGATAGAGAATAGAGAGATGTATTTACCGAACGTAGAAAAAATTCCGCAAAAGTATCGCTGAACTTATTAATCgcattttaatcgaaaaaaaagatatcgtgCATTTTTATCTACAATCTTCTTCgcttgagaaaaaagaaaaaaaataaataaaaagagagaacaagtaTCCTACGATTTTACGTCTACAACGCGGAACAATACTTTCTTCCGAATTCTTTACAcctttcttttatacttttgcACGGATTTTTCGAAAGCAATTTTTCTACCGATCTCGGAATCgattatgttttttataatataatcctTGAAAAAGAGCGACGCCATGAAGAAAGCACAACTTTTCGAAGGAACGATCGCAAGGGGCGACTATTAGGACATGCTTTAAAGTTCGAATGGGGATGACGTTAACTgttatctattattaattgtcATTGTACAGTACCATCCGTTCTTGTTAGTTAACCCTCTTGTTGAAGACGTAATCAAAGAATTAGTAGCACGTCGGTGTACGCTTGcacgatgaagaaaaaatttgttacgtTTTAGCGAGATTTTACTAAGCCAATTAGAATAAATACATGCACTCGGTAGTCGGATCAAAGCGATAAAAATTAGTTGTCGAGCCGTCTCTCGTCGAACTTGTGCTCGAAATTTCCTCGTGCCGAAGTACATAGATACTATAG contains:
- the LOC127065205 gene encoding uncharacterized protein LOC127065205 isoform X2; its protein translation is MNCKVIPLKNHSEISYRVKCVAVENERVFGDVFVTHRTRNIDYSPIGYPFSSIRKTKKRNLIEQRLEGPDFMELNKKLPIRRVSESVAPAIKRQIRRSKSIEGAPSDRRFETIDVKNDNLRKSPKKYPAPLAIRDNKEEVRVCSLVDQLLLDIYGFPSGSRSESDSTASSSLRQHPQHQYLQKARLLLKSKTELQVSIKILYDHINHTGGLLVRQLRRKDYLIAKRDKQCDIITANLQAHSAKRIEDTKMRFSLTPQPGESGFQQWLDAMKMVARLPGGIPAEFRKRLWLTLAERHLEQRGVDWKQAEKVCFNEWSNPDDEELGIQIVKDLHRTGCSLFCGAAGRDNQAVLRRVLLGFARWNKSVGYCQGLNVLAALVLQVMDRAESSAVKVMIYLIEGVLPEGYFADNLRGLSVDMAVFRDLLRSRMPKLSKHLEILQSDAKDKATGSSYEPPLTNVFTMQWFLTLFCHCLPQDAVLRVWDLIFLEGDQVLLRTALAIWESLSDRIMTVTSADEFYSIMGVLTREMLEFTDTNNLIKNIVSLGPLHGVTGLREKHRYNITPWARKLSDDEDSDTEEDERLAVAAAMFSMAQRLKKEHISSTVGAIQAMAPGNDRERLALDISTLKQQYAKLRERQRQAHIILSAACARQSMVPPATSQAMNHLLVGKNALVSGKNRSLGLSTATTPSKTRPVVLHGPRAPSKKDRQQVVTLHWKDTKRQKHKFGETAAEATKCKEKSIESPEETTHELASPKSGVVDSDSDSTSTELCDEPDRCSDVDSEELTSASDNYYVMASEEEKSGRVEGSSTSGNSPVRSPRDATVVSPRDVIGEESLDLAETSSIAKITDQIRRLSAEDDNNTMVPQASLKGEIKKDDCLDKRALLEAGQAKSSKCQDGVDERKECLGSFDDRDYFKFNYGESKTGYAPMRDKHEESVGRNDDEIGGTTTDLGSVTKAIALGAYDVGIATGPSERNDIRAFLSKESIVIDTNVTSKYESSSLLISYDKKEERSDDRDKRFELTLDSYKLEGSLNSCKPIDFKSSDTREKLEFTNVSYGSARSPSVDAEETDFQVSLASYKSLKSSDTSDKAFETSLDTYESLKSPNRRDQRVEASLRPYESLMNSAETSNKRFGISLDSYKRPRSPDVTNDKRFGTLSLDSYRSFKSSDANEKRLESSLDSFRKSAQTPETNDKPFQTSSSTYKLGAKSPEPKDDGFVERSTKTYANVFGQSPRKDISLDVTSSAGSLLSGQSFYASKTYVVGHLPISPIIVDQKVNNPNRAAYDIAGDPVAATDTTVRNSDRSVERGKSPNVEGAKYYATDTTTRKRSPRTPDSSKSFSSGETMGPDSKASSLTVSPRTPVKSVSREFSADKSACSSISSDSKTLVLLSTTESDVARESPRLEGKKSSYERSSPSTSFSTDSLKYKSDSSPKLIVSSSSDSCSPSKMKSSERSFSSDLRSPISANSIKYTSNYGKRGQDNISDSSIDPSTAVSPFYPIAHPNRKTPSPYNVSRRRCSQDSAPDTSPEQRLSVSKDSGKCSSSARTNSDSGSSRIFESREENGISTKNSCLNVSERDRERNDRRVYEFGSNSIFYSNENEQQSAEDNGGGGGGGDGGGGGDCGGDGDGGGGDDRSSEKDTVSQLPREQLNKHFMNLNFRHKDRSKFLERSSSSLDRRSADLKSSASTDELSASIVKKRSSDILEDMKHLEAKAFSDGPSESGILGKKNSYIWEDFKNLEARRQDNFSNSASSFSRHRLDVAGVTEAYSLPPDARKSYVVRPKMSIDESIDSILKTVSRNKCNANDDGRGERRDEDEENDGRESKLGVWTKVKPRKRGNDGRRSSDRALKIIQENSAILQKILACQAKKRLPDLEEISKEITISPINEEISKIFSPILEKMGLNEHEINEELARINFKDFDDMTGTSVSEFDAKIHDELSKLSLIDETERANDLDVDEIVSQEYFDTREALIDRKINEELSKLLANYEEEPRLSVATLEKGSSSQNVSDTEGLDLTSISTNVFSYKSSNDSIETRSEQGSLQETSIQPERYPQYGQPALPYSSSSYVRDLSPKSDIDIYRELEKLDKISSAQVIPDTPLDVSPKILSPVAVAYVTNVSPYTSDVSTPIRYSPKTMPTFGDASPLKASYDPYKSFDFKSDLSPRRVPNDPYTPRPYDDALDSNFEYFDRESTVCTNSLYDVRPKSPILTKESLEFRVRYDNDSPTRNLTDESFVLPSEAKQMAMRKSVLYFGDRSNEIVGTNESTAGNESRTLDAIASSFIDYSAESSNVLRRSYDPPSSPMINYIRDKNTEYDRALSGMVGNESNVGTYLRDYHPALSPNRRFDQPFPPVVNYLPSKLSPGIVDETKRPVSHPDFPEKITITSEYTEPPARGSSCYKKSSLSLANIGRSSKNGEDSLNVTPSPKGQFSPFPVKNTSKKPKDLALKLGLYSPKNSPSGPLRRS